In the Flavobacterium sp. 90 genome, ATGCAGGACTTTTTGTTCGCCGTTTTAAAGAAAGCTGGAAACATTATAAATCAAATCATTTTGAATGGATTGTAGATGACTTTTCGCAGTCTAAAAATATTCAGGTTATTGGAACTCCCAAAACTATTGGTCAGGCAAAGTTGGCAGGGAGTATTATTGAAAATATAATCAATAATGATCCATCGACTTCTCTTGATAAAGTTGCGATTGTACTTGGTGAAGAAAATCTGTTACTACCTGTTTTGTACGCATTGCCGGCTTCGGTTGGAGCATTGAATATTACAATGGGATATTCCGGCAAGAATAATCCATCCCAAATATTAATTGCGAAATTGTTTAAAATGCATACTAATGCACTTTCCCGAAAAGGAGATAGTTATGTTTTTTATTATAAAGATGTGCTGGATATTTTGACGCATCCTTTGATCGAACCTTATGCGAAAGCAAATAATCTGGTGAAGATTATCAAAGAGAATAACTACACATTCATTACGCATAATCGGATTGTGGAACTTAACTCAAGTCCTTCGGTTTTGTTTGGTGTATTATTTAAGAAATGGGAAAATGGATCAATGGCAGTTTTAGAAAATATCTCTGCACTTTTACTTTTAATAAAAGAGAATTTCAGCAATGATAATGAAGAAGAAAAAATTGCAAAAGCATTTGTTTTCTCTGTTTTCAAAGTAATTAACAAACTTATTAATTATTATTCGCAGCATCACTATATTGATAATATTGATACGCTGCATGCTATTTATAAACAGATTATAGATGTCGCCGAAGTTTCTTTTGAAGGAGAGCCTTTGCATGGTTTACAGATAATGGGAGTTTTGGAAAGTCGTGTTCTTGATTTTGATACTGTTATTGTAACTTCTATGAATGAAGGGAAGTTCCCGGCGGGAAAATCTCAGAATTCATTTATACCTTATGATGTAAAACGCGAATTGGGTTTGCCAACTTTTAAAGAAAAAGATGCTATTTATACCTATCACTTTTATCATTTATTGCAAAGGGCAAAAAATATTTATCTTATTTATAATACGGAGAATGATGGATTGGATGCTGGAGAACGAAGCCGTTTTATCACACAGTTGGAAGTAGAAAAGCAAAGAAATCATAATCTTACATTTGATATTTACAATCCGATTTTGCCAACAATGGCATATCAGCCAATGATAATTCCGAAGTCAGAAGCGGTTATGGAACGTTTGAAAGAAATTGCTAATGCCGGTTTCTCACCTTCTGCATTGACAAGTTATATTCGGAATCCGATTGATTTTTATTTTCAAAAAATACTCCGAATCCGGGAAGTTGAAGAGGTTGAAGAAAATATTGCGTTAAACACTTTGGGAACCATAATTCACGAAACTTTAAAATCGTTGTATGAGCCTTTTATCGGTAAGTTTATTTCTGAAGCCGATATTTCAAATTGCTTTAAATTATTAGATGATGAAGTTTTAAGACAATTTAAATTGGTGTATAAAGAAGGTGAAATCAAGAAAGGACGTAATCTTTTGGCTTTTGAAGTTGCAAAACGAAATGTTTCTAATTTTCTGAGAATGGAGTTAGAAGAAATCAAGAATGGTGATGCAATTAAAATCATAGCTTTAGAGAAAACATTCGAACGAGAATTAAATCATCCAAAATTGCCTTTTCCTGTTCTTATAAAGGGAAATGTTGACAGAATCGAGTTACGTAACGGAAAAATAAGAATTATCGATTATAAGACCGGAAAAGTAGAAAAGACGAATGTTATATTGAAATCATGGAACGGATTGACTCAGGAGCTTAAAAACGATAAAATTATTCAGGTTCTGGCTTATGCCTTTATGTTTGAACAAGAAGCTGGAGAAGTTCCTGTTGAAGTTGGAATTATTTCGTTTAAAAATCTAAAATCCGGATTTTTGCCGTTTGGGTTTAAAGAAGATAAAGAATTAAACTCGGTTGTTGGAAAAGAAATCTTAAACAATTACATAGAAGAAATTGTAATATTGTTGAAGGAGATTTTTGATATGAACATCCCTTTTGAAGAAAAAACAGACTAATGATTAGAAAACTTAATAATATATTCGAATTTTTTAAATCCACTTTAGTGATTAATTTGGTTGTTTGTGCTGTGGCTGTTTTGTTTGGTGGCTTTGATTATTTCTTTGTTTATTTTTTGAGCTTTGGTTTTTTTATGAGTATTGGTTTTAAAGAACTTTATCGAAAAAACGAGTATTTATTTTACACCAATAATGGGCTTACAAAAATACAGATGTTGATTTTTAGTTATCTGCTGACTTGTTGTGTGACAATTGTAATTGGTCTAATTATTTTTCTAACAAAGACATTATTTTGAAAAAACATATTTTTGAAGTTGACGGAATCCAAAAACGTTTTAATGAAAGAGTGATACTTTCAGATGTTTATCTGAAATGCGAAACTTCAGATATCATAGGTTTGTTTGGTCGCAATGGTTCTGGGAAATCTACTTTACTGAAGATTATTTTTGGGCTTGTTTCTGCTCCGGGAAAGTGTATCAGGATTGATGGCGTTTCAAAGAATAATTCTGCCAATTTATCGAATCAAATTAGTTATTTGCCCCAGGAACAATCTGTGCCAAATCATTTGTCTGTAAAAAAGGTAATTTCGCTTTCAATCGATAAACAAAATAGAACGATTTTTTGCGATGATGAATTTATTCAATCTGTTTTAGAGAAGAAAATTGGACATTTGTCTAGTGGAGAACTTCGGTATCTGGAAATTAAAATGGTACTTTTTAATCCCGCAAAATTTATTTTGCTTGACGAACCATACAATGGATTGTCTCCCGTAATGGTCGAAGTTGTTAACGAAATGATCAAAGCAAATTCGATTAAAAAAGGAATTATTATAACTGATCATAATTACCAAAGTATAATCAAAATTGCAACTCAGCTAGTTTTGATTAAAGAAGGTAAGACACATGTTTTGAAGGAAAAGAGCGAACTTGTAGATAAAGGATATTTGACAACTTCTGCTTTTTTATAGATGGTTTTTAGCTAAATATTTTTTTGAAAAAACCTTTCTTTTGGTTTTCTTCCATGTTTGATGTATTTATGCTTCCGTTTTCAAAACGAAATCTTCTAAATTTCATCAGTTTTACATTTAAGTCAAAGCGTAATTCTTCTACAGTTTTCATTGGGCTAATTTTTTTTGCAAATCTATGAAAAACTTACGCTAAACAAGAGTTAAGATAAATACGGCGATAGTAATTAAATTATCTGAATGATATTGTTCTGTTTTTAGAGAGATATTCTTTTTTTATTGCAATTTTTTATATTTTATATTTTAAAAATAAAGAAACATTGTGTGATAAATAAAAGTAGGTCAAACGGTTACGTGTGCCTTTTTTTTAACAAGTGTTTATCGGACAATTATATTTTTTAAAAATATCTTTGGCCATTCCCTTAAAAAATAAAATAACAATATGATTGATCTAAATGCACTTGTTGAAGAGACCGGAGCCGAGTCTGGATTGAGTTTTAATATAGATGGAGTTTTGCTTGAATCAGTTAATTTGGAATATGACGGAAATGTTGCCGCAATGATTGGAATGATCTTAAAAATGTGTTTAGAAATGTCTGAAGATGTTAATAATGGAGATCTTAAACAAGTTATGATTAAGAATCGAGAAGGCATTGTGGTTGCTAATAAAGACGAAGAGGACAATTGTGTTGCCTTACTTTCTAAAGATATAAGTAAAATGGGTCTTTTGCTGCGCAAGATGGATACTGTTTTCAATAATTAATTTAAACCATAATTTAAACATGTCAGATTTTTTACAGAATTTTCAAAATGACTTAAAAGAAAACATTAACGGATTCATTGCAGTTTCGGTAACTGAGGTTGAAACAGGAATGTCTTATTGTTCACTTTCTTTAAATCCAAATTTTGATCCGGAATTAGCATCTGCTTATAATCTGGAAGTTGTAAAAGCAAAATTAAACGCAATTAAAGCGTTGGGATTAGATCAAAAAATCAATGATATCTTAATTACACTATCAGATCAAATACATATTATTGATGTTTCTGAAGATGGTAAATATTTTATTTATTTAGCGGTTGATTCTAGTAAAGCAAATCTTGGTTTAACAAGAGCAACGTTGGCTAAATTTAAAAAAGACATTATTTCAAAGCTTTAATTTTGCCCCCACAAAATGAGAAAAGGCCGTTTCAATAGTATTTTGAAATGGCCTTTTTGTCTTATTTGATCTATTGAAAAAAGTCTAATAAAATAGCTTTTAATTCTTCTTTGTTTTCAATGTGACTCATGTGTCCATCATCAAATGAGACAAGTTCAGCGGTTGTGTCTTCTATTTGAGAAATGCTTTCGTTGTAATTTAAAACAGGATCTTCTTTTCCTAAAATCAACAAAACCGGAAATAGATTTCTCTGTAAAAGAGCTTCTCTGTCTTTTCTGATTTTCATTCCTTCAAGCGAAGCAACAATTCCTTGTAACGGAGTTTTTAGCGCTTGTACTTTTACCTTTTCGATTTCATCGGCCAATCGTGTTCTGTTGTTTTCGCTAAACAAATTTCCAATTGCCAGACTAACAAAGTTTATAGCATTTTGTTTAACGGCTTTAATGGCGCGAGTTCTGTTTAATTTCTTTTCGTGAGTATCTTCTCTGGAAGTTGAATTCAATAAAACTAGTTTCTGAATGTTATTTGGGAATAATTCGGCGAAAGCCAAACCAACATATCCGCCCATAGAATGTCCGAGAATAGTTGCTTTTTCGATTTTTAAATGTTTCAAAACTTCCTGAACAGCATTTGCATTATCTTCCATTGCATGAACATATCCCAAACAATCAGATTCGCCATGGCCTAATAAATCAATTGTAATTACGCGATGTTTTTCTGAAAACAAAGTAACATATTCCTGCCACATTTTTTTGTTTTC is a window encoding:
- a CDS encoding PD-(D/E)XK nuclease family protein, giving the protein MINISFLEKIAAVVIQDYSAKLADTTIILPNKRAKVFLIEALKKETKTTILAPEIVSIEDFVQDVASIRSIDSIELLFEFYEVYLSITEKQHQQSFELFANWAKTLLQDFNEIDRYLLEPSHVLSYLKDIEDIKKWGIEVENKTQLLENYIDFWKLLPLYYDSLYNHLLNKAIGYQGLIYREAVNNLNHFSDTVSNKAFIFAGFNALNAAEERIVQHLLALDQAKIYWDVDQTFLNDPYHDAGLFVRRFKESWKHYKSNHFEWIVDDFSQSKNIQVIGTPKTIGQAKLAGSIIENIINNDPSTSLDKVAIVLGEENLLLPVLYALPASVGALNITMGYSGKNNPSQILIAKLFKMHTNALSRKGDSYVFYYKDVLDILTHPLIEPYAKANNLVKIIKENNYTFITHNRIVELNSSPSVLFGVLFKKWENGSMAVLENISALLLLIKENFSNDNEEEKIAKAFVFSVFKVINKLINYYSQHHYIDNIDTLHAIYKQIIDVAEVSFEGEPLHGLQIMGVLESRVLDFDTVIVTSMNEGKFPAGKSQNSFIPYDVKRELGLPTFKEKDAIYTYHFYHLLQRAKNIYLIYNTENDGLDAGERSRFITQLEVEKQRNHNLTFDIYNPILPTMAYQPMIIPKSEAVMERLKEIANAGFSPSALTSYIRNPIDFYFQKILRIREVEEVEENIALNTLGTIIHETLKSLYEPFIGKFISEADISNCFKLLDDEVLRQFKLVYKEGEIKKGRNLLAFEVAKRNVSNFLRMELEEIKNGDAIKIIALEKTFERELNHPKLPFPVLIKGNVDRIELRNGKIRIIDYKTGKVEKTNVILKSWNGLTQELKNDKIIQVLAYAFMFEQEAGEVPVEVGIISFKNLKSGFLPFGFKEDKELNSVVGKEILNNYIEEIVILLKEIFDMNIPFEEKTD
- a CDS encoding ATP-binding cassette domain-containing protein codes for the protein MKKHIFEVDGIQKRFNERVILSDVYLKCETSDIIGLFGRNGSGKSTLLKIIFGLVSAPGKCIRIDGVSKNNSANLSNQISYLPQEQSVPNHLSVKKVISLSIDKQNRTIFCDDEFIQSVLEKKIGHLSSGELRYLEIKMVLFNPAKFILLDEPYNGLSPVMVEVVNEMIKANSIKKGIIITDHNYQSIIKIATQLVLIKEGKTHVLKEKSELVDKGYLTTSAFL
- a CDS encoding alpha/beta hydrolase, giving the protein MKNILYKNTKISYTDSGSGTAIVLLHGFLENKKMWQEYVTLFSEKHRVITIDLLGHGESDCLGYVHAMEDNANAVQEVLKHLKIEKATILGHSMGGYVGLAFAELFPNNIQKLVLLNSTSREDTHEKKLNRTRAIKAVKQNAINFVSLAIGNLFSENNRTRLADEIEKVKVQALKTPLQGIVASLEGMKIRKDREALLQRNLFPVLLILGKEDPVLNYNESISQIEDTTAELVSFDDGHMSHIENKEELKAILLDFFQ